One stretch of Lacrimispora sphenoides DNA includes these proteins:
- a CDS encoding sensor histidine kinase, translated as MVAVIPTRAIIQKSFLLMIGFFFIYLLCILISFLIANRLSHSITNRISSVIGQMAKVRTEPPTPLPASLYHDEIGGLIDTYNYMTRMMNRLIGEQAKAAEDLRAAEFNSLQAQINPHFLYNTMDMINWLAQQGRTEEVSEAVVDLSRFYKLTLSHKGILSTIADELEHVKTYVRLQNMRYHQIIDFVDDIPDHMMDLPIPKLTFQPVVENSILHGLLEKVPKGGTIVITGWLEDNTAVILISDDGVGMDTGKLSGILSGNGTSKNGTNIAVFNTHRRLEILYGPGYGLTYNSLQGKGTEVEIRIFTKQESRFTFDTFVR; from the coding sequence ATGGTGGCTGTCATTCCGACCAGAGCCATCATTCAAAAAAGCTTCCTCCTTATGATCGGCTTTTTCTTCATATATTTACTTTGCATTTTGATTTCATTTTTAATTGCAAACCGGCTGTCCCATTCCATTACCAACCGGATTTCCTCTGTCATCGGGCAAATGGCAAAGGTGCGCACAGAGCCGCCCACCCCTCTGCCCGCATCTCTTTACCATGATGAGATCGGAGGCCTGATCGACACCTACAATTATATGACCAGGATGATGAACAGGCTCATCGGGGAGCAGGCAAAAGCGGCAGAGGACTTACGAGCCGCTGAATTTAATTCTCTTCAGGCCCAGATCAATCCCCATTTTCTATACAACACCATGGACATGATCAACTGGCTGGCGCAGCAGGGCCGGACGGAAGAGGTTTCGGAGGCAGTCGTGGATCTTTCCCGTTTTTACAAGCTGACTTTAAGCCATAAGGGAATCTTAAGCACCATTGCCGATGAGCTGGAACATGTAAAAACCTATGTCCGGCTTCAAAATATGCGTTACCATCAGATCATTGACTTTGTGGATGATATACCGGATCATATGATGGACTTGCCAATACCAAAACTGACCTTTCAGCCAGTGGTGGAAAATTCTATCCTCCATGGGCTTTTGGAAAAGGTACCAAAGGGAGGTACCATTGTCATTACCGGCTGGCTGGAGGACAACACAGCCGTCATACTGATTTCCGATGACGGGGTGGGAATGGACACCGGAAAGCTTTCTGGCATTCTCTCCGGAAACGGGACCAGTAAAAATGGGACAAACATTGCCGTATTCAATACCCACCGACGCCTGGAGATCCTATACGGTCCAGGATATGGCCTGACCTATAACAGCCTGCAGGGAAAGGGGACAGAGGTGGAGATCAGGATTTTTACAAAACAGGAATCTCGTTTTACATTCGACACATTCGTCCGTTAG
- a CDS encoding ABC transporter permease, giving the protein MYLKENIQLALEGLKANKMRALLTMLGIIIGISSVIAIMTVGDSLTAFVSDSMQGMGANNITVRLQSKDSDSKNAALSESDLITDEMLDKYTKMYANQVQTISLSKSGGSGKAQKGRKYANISLQGVNDGYSQANNLEMISGRFIREADVKSNRYTAVVSDKLVENMFDKGSNPIGKEIRVSFGDSFQVFTIIGVYKYEESGLMALGGGVSEQDVRTNLYIPLSTCSVLTSSGQGYQSLTVMAKKGVDTEKMSKQTGDFFNVYYVKNPIYEVNARSMESVMSSATSIMSVLSLAVAVIAAISLIVGGVGVMNIMLVSVTERTREIGTRKALGARSSAIRIQFIVEAIIICCLGGFLGIAIGTGLGYLGSVILGFPTFPSPFIIIVAFMFSMLIGVFFGYYPANKASSLDPIDALRYE; this is encoded by the coding sequence GTGTACTTAAAGGAAAATATACAACTGGCTCTTGAAGGGCTCAAAGCAAATAAAATGCGAGCGCTCCTTACTATGCTGGGCATAATCATCGGCATAAGCTCGGTTATCGCAATTATGACGGTGGGCGATTCCCTGACAGCGTTTGTTTCAGACTCCATGCAGGGCATGGGTGCGAATAACATAACCGTGCGGCTCCAGAGCAAAGATTCCGACTCAAAGAATGCAGCTCTTTCTGAATCTGATTTAATCACCGATGAAATGTTGGATAAATACACAAAGATGTATGCAAATCAAGTTCAGACCATCAGCTTATCCAAGTCTGGAGGTTCTGGAAAAGCACAGAAAGGCCGGAAATATGCTAATATTTCTTTGCAGGGAGTCAACGACGGATATAGCCAGGCCAACAATCTGGAAATGATATCCGGGCGTTTTATCAGGGAAGCGGATGTTAAGTCCAACCGATATACGGCTGTGGTTTCGGATAAACTCGTAGAAAATATGTTTGATAAAGGATCAAATCCAATTGGCAAAGAAATAAGAGTATCTTTTGGCGATAGTTTTCAAGTTTTTACAATTATAGGCGTATACAAATATGAAGAATCCGGCCTCATGGCTTTGGGAGGCGGAGTATCTGAGCAAGACGTCAGAACCAATTTATATATCCCTCTCTCCACCTGTTCTGTGCTAACTTCATCCGGCCAAGGCTATCAAAGCCTTACTGTTATGGCTAAAAAAGGCGTAGATACAGAGAAAATGTCAAAACAAACGGGGGATTTCTTCAATGTTTACTATGTGAAGAACCCTATTTATGAAGTCAACGCTAGAAGCATGGAAAGTGTAATGTCATCCGCCACCTCCATTATGAGCGTCCTTTCATTGGCTGTAGCGGTCATAGCCGCCATTTCCTTAATTGTCGGCGGTGTTGGCGTAATGAATATCATGCTGGTATCTGTAACGGAAAGAACAAGAGAAATCGGAACCAGGAAAGCACTGGGAGCCAGAAGCTCCGCCATACGGATACAGTTTATTGTGGAGGCCATCATTATTTGCTGTTTAGGAGGATTTCTCGGGATTGCAATCGGAACAGGCCTGGGTTACTTAGGTTCGGTTATTCTTGGATTTCCGACATTCCCTTCTCCATTTATCATCATTGTAGCTTTTATGTTTTCGATGTTGATTGGTGTTTTTTTTGGATATTATCCCGCAAACAAAGCATCTTCGCTTGATCCTATTGATGCATTACGTTATGAGTAA
- a CDS encoding sensor histidine kinase, whose product MKKKDKRINVGFFSAKQFFILLFIVMSINASYNTVYSMHRSNIEDAAIGYMLLGNVLFSTVVVAALLGFARRSMYGRPMRKIAEAARQVAGGDFTIRLQPFRKDGKKDEIEVLVEDFNTMIEELATIETLKTDFIANVSHEIRSPLAVIQSYATAMQDDSLSPEERYDYGKTIVKASKRLSDLITNILKLNKLENQEIFPASEPYSLDEQLRECALSYEELWSKKNITLIGDDINEVTVRYDRSLLELVWNNLISNAIKFTNEGGQIVISLKNEDGLAVVTISDTGCGMGEETVAHVFDKFYQGDSSHSTEGNGLGLALAKKVVDIFGGSISVKSRPNEGTCFIVKVVI is encoded by the coding sequence ATGAAGAAGAAAGACAAACGTATCAATGTCGGATTCTTCTCAGCAAAGCAGTTTTTTATTCTTCTTTTTATTGTAATGAGTATAAACGCAAGCTATAATACCGTCTATTCGATGCATAGAAGTAATATTGAAGATGCAGCTATTGGATATATGCTGCTGGGAAACGTGCTGTTTTCGACCGTTGTTGTTGCTGCATTGCTTGGTTTTGCAAGAAGATCTATGTATGGCAGACCGATGAGGAAGATAGCCGAAGCAGCGAGGCAGGTAGCTGGCGGTGATTTCACTATCAGGCTGCAGCCATTTCGGAAAGATGGGAAAAAGGACGAGATTGAAGTTCTTGTGGAAGACTTCAATACGATGATAGAGGAACTTGCCACGATTGAAACCTTAAAGACGGATTTTATTGCCAATGTATCTCATGAAATCAGATCGCCGCTGGCCGTGATTCAAAGCTATGCCACAGCTATGCAAGATGATTCCCTATCACCAGAGGAACGGTACGATTACGGTAAGACCATTGTCAAGGCTTCAAAGCGGTTGTCAGATTTAATCACCAATATCTTGAAGCTGAATAAATTAGAAAACCAGGAGATTTTTCCCGCATCTGAGCCGTATTCGCTTGATGAACAGCTTCGTGAATGCGCTTTGTCATATGAAGAGCTTTGGAGTAAGAAGAATATTACGCTGATTGGTGATGATATTAACGAGGTTACCGTGCGTTACGATAGATCCCTGCTTGAGCTTGTTTGGAATAATCTGATCTCCAATGCCATTAAATTCACAAACGAAGGTGGGCAAATCGTCATTTCGCTTAAGAACGAAGATGGATTAGCAGTGGTGACGATCAGCGATACTGGTTGTGGCATGGGCGAGGAGACGGTGGCTCATGTTTTTGATAAATTCTATCAGGGCGACAGTTCGCACTCCACCGAAGGAAATGGATTGGGATTGGCGCTTGCTAAAAAAGTAGTAGATATTTTCGGAGGTAGCATATCAGTAAAAAGCAGACCAAACGAAGGAACATGCTTTATTGTTAAGGTGGTGATTTAA
- a CDS encoding helix-turn-helix domain-containing protein → MKLLIVDDEELTRTGLIDSIDWESLGVFQLFQAEDGISGLRIAKDVKPEIVLCDVRMPRMDGIEMVERLEKLLPHSAFIFMSGYSDKEYLKAAIRLKAINYVEKPLDPAEVKNSIKEAYNCVRQNMRTVKNELFYSRGTASSFAAALTQPYRDNKETVAALAKELGLKLTPHAGFTSFVVKLEQSQTDQNLMDQVLTDLEVFLSHSHMQVYYVSKYIQYHVFHILSPVLPSYGALNRIGVFLKNCFDPACTFYISRGETSTGIARAYDSYASAVTLMQSSFFFNPGTLFTPEENQTVHTDKQGRNKSAEAAYITLLSEAVLNKDQKKGKELLLHLYVDFYQRREVSPHEAKDLYYKLFMVLEDCRQTLRLAPVMEPENAMKLLESCFSFRELHQKLTQKTELLFEAARSHMSEDTTIFLIKEYIHNHYHDDALSVRDIGGQVYLSASYVCTYFKNETGQTINQYLTDYRMKKAKELLADSRYQIADISNKVGYSNGNYFSKSFKKMTGLSPSDYREKMLK, encoded by the coding sequence ATGAAATTGCTGATCGTTGATGATGAAGAGCTCACACGTACCGGGCTGATTGATTCCATTGACTGGGAGTCTCTGGGCGTCTTTCAGTTGTTCCAGGCTGAGGACGGCATAAGCGGGCTTCGCATTGCAAAGGATGTGAAGCCTGAAATCGTTTTATGCGATGTAAGGATGCCTAGAATGGATGGAATTGAGATGGTGGAACGGCTGGAGAAGCTGCTTCCTCATTCGGCCTTTATCTTTATGAGCGGTTATTCGGATAAAGAATATTTAAAAGCAGCCATTCGCTTAAAGGCCATCAACTATGTGGAAAAGCCCTTGGACCCTGCAGAGGTGAAAAACTCAATCAAGGAAGCCTACAACTGCGTTCGTCAGAATATGAGGACTGTAAAAAATGAGCTGTTTTATTCCAGGGGAACCGCCTCTTCCTTTGCAGCAGCCCTTACCCAACCTTACAGGGACAATAAGGAAACCGTCGCAGCCCTTGCAAAAGAGCTGGGCCTTAAGCTCACCCCCCATGCAGGCTTCACCTCTTTTGTTGTCAAGCTGGAACAGAGCCAGACAGACCAGAACCTTATGGATCAGGTACTTACGGATCTGGAAGTATTTCTTTCCCATTCCCATATGCAGGTTTACTATGTATCAAAATATATCCAGTACCATGTGTTCCATATCCTATCCCCTGTGTTGCCTTCCTATGGAGCTTTAAACCGGATTGGCGTTTTCTTAAAGAATTGCTTTGATCCGGCCTGTACCTTCTATATCAGCAGAGGAGAAACTTCTACTGGCATTGCAAGGGCCTATGATTCCTATGCATCTGCGGTTACTCTCATGCAGAGCAGCTTTTTCTTTAATCCGGGAACATTATTTACTCCTGAAGAGAATCAGACGGTACATACGGATAAACAGGGCAGGAATAAGTCCGCCGAGGCTGCTTATATCACCCTTTTATCGGAGGCAGTTTTAAATAAGGATCAGAAAAAAGGAAAGGAACTGCTTTTGCACCTTTATGTGGATTTTTACCAGAGGAGAGAGGTCTCTCCCCATGAGGCAAAGGATCTTTATTATAAGCTTTTTATGGTTTTGGAGGACTGCCGCCAGACTCTTAGGCTGGCACCTGTCATGGAGCCGGAAAATGCCATGAAGCTTCTTGAAAGCTGCTTTAGCTTTCGGGAGCTGCACCAAAAGCTGACGCAAAAAACCGAACTGCTTTTTGAAGCAGCGCGGTCCCATATGTCGGAAGATACCACTATTTTCCTAATTAAAGAGTACATCCACAATCATTATCACGACGATGCCCTTTCGGTACGGGATATTGGCGGCCAGGTTTACTTATCCGCTTCTTATGTGTGCACGTATTTTAAAAATGAAACAGGACAAACCATTAACCAATACCTTACGGATTACCGGATGAAAAAAGCCAAAGAGCTTCTGGCTGATTCCCGTTATCAGATTGCCGATATTTCAAACAAGGTAGGATACAGCAACGGAAATTATTTCAGCAAGAGCTTTAAAAAAATGACTGGCTTGTCGCCGTCTGATTACCGGGAGAAAATGTTGAAATGA
- a CDS encoding sugar ABC transporter ATP-binding protein, with translation MSEYVLELKGVTKIFPGVKALDQVHFSLKKGEVHALMGENGAGKSTFIKVITGVHRADEGEIFLDGSKTEFKGPKDVQTAGIAAVYQHPTSYPDLTVTENIFMGHEIVKNGMIQWKRMNLEAEKLLMELNADFKAADEMGTLSVAQQQMVEIAKALSTRARIIILDEPTAALTKNESEDLYRIVDQLKATGVSIIFISHRFEDMFRLADRVTVFRDSRYIGTYESGGITDGDLIKAMVGREIKDLYPKPEVKTGPEVLKVENMSRTGYFKDINFTLHQGEILGLTGLVGAGRTEVAESICGITRPDTGNVYIEGGHVSIKHPADAMREGLVLLPEDRQRAGLILTWGLGRNVTLPIMGKYAKCGITNEKMECETAKQLLEEVDTKAVSIFDPASSLSGGNQQKVVVAKALSQDMKVVIMDEPTKGVDVGAKAEIYQIMGDLAKKGYGILLISSEMPEILGMSDRILVMCNGRLSGELNRGEATQETILQHAMERSSQ, from the coding sequence GTGTCCGAATATGTTCTGGAATTAAAGGGCGTTACAAAAATATTTCCCGGCGTGAAAGCCTTAGACCAGGTTCATTTCAGTCTGAAAAAGGGCGAGGTTCATGCACTGATGGGGGAAAACGGAGCGGGAAAATCCACATTTATCAAAGTGATAACAGGAGTTCACAGGGCCGACGAAGGAGAAATCTTTCTGGACGGGAGTAAGACAGAATTTAAAGGGCCAAAGGATGTCCAGACAGCAGGAATAGCTGCTGTTTACCAACATCCCACCTCCTACCCGGACCTTACGGTGACGGAGAATATATTTATGGGCCATGAGATCGTGAAAAACGGCATGATTCAGTGGAAGCGGATGAATCTGGAGGCGGAAAAGCTTTTAATGGAGCTGAATGCGGATTTTAAGGCCGCCGATGAAATGGGAACGCTGAGTGTGGCCCAGCAGCAGATGGTGGAAATTGCAAAGGCACTATCCACCCGGGCCAGAATCATCATTCTTGATGAACCCACAGCAGCTCTGACAAAAAATGAATCCGAAGACTTGTACCGGATCGTGGATCAGTTAAAGGCCACCGGTGTTTCTATTATCTTTATTTCCCACCGGTTTGAGGATATGTTCCGGCTGGCGGACCGGGTAACCGTTTTCCGGGATTCCCGGTACATCGGAACTTATGAATCGGGGGGAATCACCGATGGGGATCTTATTAAGGCCATGGTAGGCCGTGAGATCAAGGACCTTTACCCAAAGCCGGAGGTAAAGACCGGCCCGGAGGTCCTTAAGGTGGAAAACATGTCAAGGACCGGATATTTTAAAGACATAAACTTTACTCTGCATCAGGGGGAGATTCTGGGACTTACGGGACTTGTAGGGGCAGGGAGAACAGAGGTTGCGGAAAGTATCTGCGGCATTACAAGGCCTGATACCGGAAATGTTTATATTGAGGGAGGGCACGTCTCCATAAAACACCCGGCTGATGCCATGAGAGAAGGGCTTGTCCTTCTTCCGGAGGACCGCCAGAGAGCAGGTCTTATCCTCACCTGGGGCCTTGGACGCAATGTGACCTTGCCCATCATGGGAAAATATGCGAAATGCGGCATCACAAATGAAAAAATGGAATGTGAGACCGCAAAACAGCTTTTAGAAGAAGTGGATACAAAGGCAGTTTCCATCTTTGATCCTGCCAGCTCTTTATCCGGCGGAAACCAGCAGAAAGTGGTGGTGGCTAAGGCTTTAAGCCAGGATATGAAAGTCGTCATTATGGATGAGCCCACCAAGGGCGTGGATGTAGGAGCAAAAGCCGAGATCTATCAGATCATGGGGGATTTAGCGAAAAAAGGATACGGAATTCTTCTCATATCCTCGGAAATGCCGGAGATTTTGGGCATGAGCGACCGCATCCTGGTCATGTGCAATGGCAGACTGTCCGGTGAGTTAAACCGCGGGGAGGCGACTCAGGAAACCATTCTCCAGCATGCCATGGAAAGGAGTTCCCAATAA
- a CDS encoding rhamnose ABC transporter substrate-binding protein, producing the protein MRKQLVYAVLCTAAISGILAGCSSKSSTTESTASPQKTEAASKDGTGTGGTAGKTFAIVTKAAGNPYNEKMAQGFQKVIEAEGGTCIIKHPESATADAQVSVIQSLISQGVDALCIAGNDENALQAALEEAMTAGIKVSCLDSKVNKDSRQTFVNQAGTTEIGQALMDAVYDISGGEGDWAILSATSQATNQNAWIEAMKEVMKEGKYSKLNLVEVAYGDDEPQKSTDQTQALLSKYPDLKVICAPTTVGINAAAKVLQDEKSKVKLTGLGLPSEMAEYIGNDDAHSCPYMYLWNPIDVGSLGAYTSIALVDGSITGKAGDKFAAGEMGDYEVIGASDGGTEIILGPPFKFESSNIDEWKSVY; encoded by the coding sequence ATGAGAAAACAATTGGTTTATGCAGTCCTGTGTACCGCTGCGATTTCAGGAATCCTAGCAGGCTGCAGCAGTAAAAGCAGTACGACGGAAAGTACGGCGTCCCCACAGAAAACCGAGGCTGCATCCAAAGACGGGACGGGAACCGGAGGAACTGCCGGAAAGACCTTTGCCATCGTCACAAAGGCGGCAGGCAATCCGTATAATGAAAAAATGGCACAGGGTTTTCAGAAGGTCATTGAGGCGGAGGGAGGAACCTGCATTATCAAGCATCCGGAATCTGCTACGGCAGACGCCCAGGTTTCCGTTATCCAGTCCCTGATCTCCCAGGGCGTGGATGCTCTCTGCATCGCGGGAAATGATGAAAACGCCCTTCAGGCAGCTTTGGAGGAGGCCATGACAGCCGGGATCAAGGTTTCCTGTCTGGATTCCAAGGTGAATAAAGACAGCCGACAGACCTTTGTCAACCAGGCCGGAACTACGGAAATCGGCCAGGCTTTAATGGATGCCGTCTATGATATTTCAGGCGGTGAGGGAGACTGGGCCATTCTTTCTGCCACCTCCCAGGCTACCAACCAGAATGCCTGGATCGAAGCCATGAAAGAGGTCATGAAGGAAGGTAAGTATTCAAAGCTCAATCTGGTAGAAGTTGCCTATGGAGATGATGAACCCCAGAAATCCACGGACCAGACTCAGGCGCTTTTATCCAAATACCCTGATTTAAAGGTTATCTGCGCGCCAACCACCGTTGGAATCAATGCAGCCGCAAAGGTTCTTCAGGATGAAAAATCCAAAGTCAAGCTGACAGGCCTTGGACTTCCCTCTGAAATGGCGGAATACATCGGCAATGATGACGCTCACTCCTGTCCTTATATGTACTTATGGAATCCTATTGACGTAGGTTCCTTAGGGGCTTATACTTCCATCGCCCTGGTAGACGGGTCTATCACAGGGAAAGCCGGTGACAAGTTCGCTGCCGGGGAAATGGGCGATTACGAAGTGATTGGGGCATCGGATGGCGGAACGGAGATTATTCTTGGGCCTCCATTTAAATTTGAAAGCTCCAATATTGACGAGTGGAAATCTGTTTATTAA
- a CDS encoding response regulator transcription factor: MINILVVEDDLKLNQIVCSYLNKNNYHAIGCNNPTEAYDLLYTSRFDMIISDIMMPGIDGFEFVETIRCQNRIIPILFMTSLDDISSKQKGFRIGIDDYMVKPIDMDEIILRVGALLRRANIANERKVTVGSLVMNEDEMSATLNGEEIPLSVREFNILYKMLSYPKKTFTRSQLIDEFWGLESESGLRTVDVYITKLREKFSGCKDFEIVTLRGFGYKVVIK, encoded by the coding sequence ATGATAAATATACTGGTTGTAGAAGATGATTTGAAACTGAATCAAATAGTCTGTTCGTATTTGAATAAAAATAATTACCATGCTATTGGCTGTAATAATCCTACCGAAGCCTACGATCTGCTTTACACTTCAAGGTTTGATATGATTATCTCCGACATTATGATGCCGGGAATTGATGGGTTTGAATTTGTCGAAACAATACGCTGTCAAAATAGGATTATTCCTATACTGTTTATGACCTCGCTGGATGATATTTCTTCAAAGCAAAAAGGGTTTCGCATAGGAATTGATGATTATATGGTTAAGCCAATTGATATGGATGAGATCATCCTGCGTGTTGGTGCTCTTCTGCGTCGGGCGAATATCGCCAATGAGAGAAAGGTAACAGTAGGAAGTCTTGTTATGAACGAAGATGAGATGTCTGCTACATTGAATGGCGAAGAAATACCTCTGTCCGTCAGGGAGTTTAATATTCTCTACAAGATGCTTTCCTATCCGAAAAAGACCTTTACCCGCAGTCAGCTCATTGATGAGTTTTGGGGACTGGAAAGCGAATCCGGGTTACGGACGGTAGATGTTTACATTACAAAGCTACGTGAAAAATTTTCCGGTTGTAAGGATTTTGAAATCGTAACCCTGCGTGGCTTTGGATACAAGGTGGTGATCAAATGA
- a CDS encoding ABC transporter permease gives MAGKSGRTISAQAEQSWKKSLLSWEGMLVFLFFAVNLLCMIISPSYKLTNVLREMPKYLTEVFLLLPMAYVLIIGEIDLSVGATVCLSATTACLAGNAGIPFPVVILTGILVGTACGLFNGIAVTLFTELPSMIVTLATMIIFRGIAEIALGSGGSVSLKHNEGFRALAGKIGPIPYVFFAVLFAAVIFIFILNRTSFGRRLYAIGSNRTTSFYSGIHVQKIRLAVYSVTGMMAGISAMFLVSVLYGANTTTGTGFELDAIAMAVFGGISTAGGKGKLTGAMISAFIIICLRIGLGQINMNPQVILVILGTLLILAVMIPELLKNIKRKHV, from the coding sequence ATGGCGGGAAAATCGGGAAGAACAATATCTGCGCAGGCAGAGCAAAGCTGGAAAAAAAGCCTTCTCAGCTGGGAAGGGATGCTGGTATTTCTGTTTTTTGCTGTAAACCTGTTATGCATGATCATCTCTCCAAGCTATAAGCTTACCAATGTGCTGCGGGAAATGCCAAAATATTTAACTGAGGTGTTTCTTCTGCTTCCCATGGCTTATGTCCTTATTATAGGGGAGATCGATTTATCAGTGGGCGCTACAGTCTGCTTATCGGCAACCACCGCCTGCCTGGCGGGAAATGCAGGTATTCCATTTCCGGTTGTCATTTTAACCGGCATTCTTGTTGGAACCGCCTGCGGGCTTTTTAACGGGATTGCAGTCACCCTGTTTACAGAGCTGCCATCCATGATCGTCACACTGGCTACAATGATCATATTCCGGGGAATTGCAGAAATTGCACTGGGAAGCGGAGGCTCTGTGTCCTTAAAGCATAATGAAGGCTTTCGGGCACTGGCAGGGAAAATCGGACCTATACCTTATGTCTTTTTTGCAGTCCTGTTTGCGGCAGTTATCTTCATTTTTATTTTAAACAGGACCTCCTTTGGGCGAAGGCTCTATGCCATTGGAAGCAACCGGACCACATCTTTCTATTCCGGCATCCATGTGCAGAAAATACGTCTGGCGGTTTACTCTGTTACCGGCATGATGGCAGGCATCAGCGCTATGTTTCTGGTTTCGGTCCTTTACGGTGCAAATACCACTACTGGAACAGGTTTTGAACTGGATGCCATTGCCATGGCTGTGTTCGGCGGGATTTCCACGGCAGGCGGTAAGGGGAAATTAACCGGAGCCATGATATCAGCATTTATCATTATCTGTCTCCGGATCGGCTTAGGCCAGATAAACATGAATCCCCAGGTCATTCTGGTGATTCTTGGTACCCTGTTAATTCTGGCAGTTATGATACCGGAACTATTAAAAAATATAAAACGGAAGCATGTGTGA
- a CDS encoding ABC transporter permease encodes MEKKLLKKITSSREASLFLVLVILCMVIQIFSPSFLTAKSILDMLKNNAVIMIMALGMLCVLLVGGIDISITSTLALSGMTVGMLLKYNIIHNTLLLFLIAILVGALCGAIIGFVVAKGKVLPIIATMGFMYIYRGLAYLIAKSQWASAENLGGFKNFALEKELGLGILNNVIVIVLVCYIIFFAVMKWTRTGRKIYAVGSNPEAAAVSGINTRRIKLLVYTLMGMLAGLCGALAVAVYSSAQPNMLYGKEMDVIAACVIGGVSMSGGRGTVAGALLGSLILAVIAKALPLVGIDSIVQNTVKGCIILAVIIFNVVAQRMMQKENLKGREM; translated from the coding sequence ATGGAGAAAAAATTGCTCAAGAAAATCACAAGCTCCAGAGAAGCCAGCCTATTCCTTGTTCTAGTGATCCTCTGCATGGTGATCCAGATATTCAGCCCATCATTTCTGACAGCAAAATCCATTCTGGATATGCTGAAAAACAATGCGGTCATCATGATTATGGCCCTGGGAATGCTTTGCGTCCTGCTGGTGGGAGGAATCGATATTTCCATTACCTCCACCCTGGCTCTATCCGGAATGACCGTAGGAATGCTTCTTAAATACAACATCATTCATAATACGCTCCTGCTGTTTCTCATCGCCATTTTAGTAGGCGCTTTATGTGGGGCAATCATTGGTTTTGTGGTAGCAAAAGGAAAGGTGCTTCCGATTATTGCCACCATGGGATTCATGTACATATACAGGGGACTTGCCTATCTGATTGCCAAAAGCCAGTGGGCCAGCGCAGAAAATCTGGGAGGCTTTAAGAATTTTGCGTTGGAAAAGGAACTGGGGCTTGGTATATTAAATAATGTTATTGTCATTGTCCTGGTGTGCTATATCATCTTTTTTGCAGTCATGAAATGGACCAGAACAGGGAGAAAGATTTATGCGGTAGGCAGCAACCCGGAAGCAGCTGCCGTATCCGGCATCAATACCAGGAGGATCAAGCTGTTAGTCTATACCCTTATGGGAATGCTGGCCGGTTTGTGCGGCGCCCTTGCAGTTGCTGTCTATTCCTCCGCCCAGCCTAACATGCTTTACGGAAAGGAAATGGATGTGATCGCGGCCTGTGTCATCGGGGGTGTGAGCATGTCGGGAGGCCGGGGAACGGTGGCAGGCGCTTTGTTAGGCTCTCTGATCCTGGCAGTCATCGCCAAGGCTCTTCCTCTCGTAGGGATCGATTCCATCGTACAAAACACGGTTAAGGGCTGTATTATTCTGGCTGTCATCATTTTCAACGTAGTGGCGCAGCGCATGATGCAAAAGGAAAATTTAAAAGGAAGGGAGATGTAA